From the genome of Treponema denticola:
TGTTCTCTTTTTGGTAGTTTTTGTAGGGTTCGCCGGGGAGGAAGGTACAGAAAAGTTGTTCGTAGGGGGGGAGGAGTTCCATGAATTTTTGGCGTTTTTCGGGGTCGAGTTCTAAAAGAATATCGTCCATCAAAAAAATGGGTTTTCGGCCGGTTTTTTCGGAATAGATTTTGGCTTGAATCATTCTTAAAACAAGGGAGATAAGCCGCCTTTGGCCGTTTGAGGCTCTTTCGGTAAAGGGTTTTTTATCTTTTATAAAATGAATGCGGTCGCGGTGGGGACCTATAGAACTTGTTCTATCAATCAGATCGTTTTGGCGTTTTTCTGCAAGCAAGATTAGCAAATCTTCTTCACTTTCTACCTTAACCGAAGGGCGGTAAACCATTTCTACACCGGAAACGCCGCTTATTTCTTCATAGATTAAAGAAAAATGCTTTGCATACTCTTCTACAATGTTTTTTCTATCACTAGTGATTAAAAGAGCAAGGGAAGCAAAAATTTCATCTATAGAATCTAAAAGAGAAGCTTTTTTTTGTTCTAAAATTACATTTCTTGATTTTAAGGCCTTTGAATATTTTACTAAGGCTTCTATAAAGTCGGAATTGCACAATGAAACCGATTGATCTATAAAAAATCTCTTCCTTGAAGGAGTTCCGACGGCAAATTCTATATCGTCCCCATGAAACAAAATACAGGGAATAGTGCTTATCAATTCCTTAGAGTTTTTAATTTTTTTAAAATTCTTTTGAATGTCTTTTTTTTTATCTTGAATTATTATGGAAATAGTATGGCTTATTTGATCGGTTTCTTTGTAAAGAGCCCTTATACTAAATTCTTTTTCATCTTTTGTACATATCTGAGCTAAAGAACGTGTTCTAAATGAAGTTCCATAAGAAGAAACATAGAGGGCTTCTAAAAAATTAGTCTTCCCCTGTCCGTTTTTTCCTACTAAAAAAACTTCAGGGGAAGAAATATTTACTGTAGCATTTTCCAGATTTCTAAAATTATAGAAAGAAGCGGAAAGAAAGGGCACTTATAACCTTACTCCGTCTGCATAGGCATTATTATATGGAAAAAGTCTTCTTCAGGTTCAGGTTTTAATGTTATAGCTTTCATAGCTTCGGTAAATTCTACCTTTATTCTGTCTGAAGTGATGGTCTTTAAAGGATCTTCTATATAAACATAGTTTAAGGCCAGCATAACTTCTTGACCGTCATATTTACAAGGAATTTCTTCGCGTGCACTTCCTATTTCATTTTCTTGAGAAGAAATAATAAGAGAACCGGGAAGAATGTTTAAAAATATTCTTCTTGTTTTTAATTCTACCAAAAGAGAAACGCGTTTTAAAGCTTCTATAAATTCCGTTCTTGAAACTTCAAAGGAAAGGTTTTGATTTTCAGGAATTACTCTTTCATAATTGGGGAATTGACCGTCGATTAGAACTGAGGAGAATTTATAAGAATTAAAATTAAAGAATATGTTTTTTTCACCGATTCCTACTTCTATATTTCCTTCATCAGATGCTCTTTTGTTGATGATGTTTAAAATTTTAGGAGGAACAATTACTCCTTTAAATTCGGGAATAGGTATTCCGAAATTTTTCTTGATATGAGCAAGACGCCTTCCGTCGGTTGCAACAAAATATAAGGTATCTTCTTTATTTTCGATATAAACACCGTTCATAAAGTAGCGTGTTTCATCATCCGAAACCGAAAAAATAGTTTGATGAATCATTTCTTTAAATTCTTTTGTGGGAATATTAAAGAAGTTTACATTTGTAGGTTCCGTAAAGGCAGGGAAGTCATTTTCAGGTATTGTTTTAAGTTGGAATTTTGCTTTTTTTACTACCGATTTTATCGTGAGTTTTTGGTCTTTTTGTTCTATTTCTACTTCTCCTGATGGCAGAGATGAAAGAATACCTGCGAATTTATCGCAAAAAACAGTTGTTGAGCCTTCTTCGATTATGTTTACTGGTATTTTTGTTTCAAAGCTGACCTTTATATCTGTGGCCTTTATCGTAAGGCTTCCGTCTTTAACCGATAACAATACGTTTGAAAGAATCGTTAAAGCCGTTTTTGTAGCGATAATTTCCTGAGCGATGGATATTTCTTTTAAAAGAGTGTCTCTGTCAAAACTTATTTTCATTTTTTTCTCCTTAGTTTATTATATCTTTTATAATAATTAGTAGTTATAGTAGTAAGCCCTGTGAATTTGTTGATAAGTTACTTAATTCTATATTGAATATTGAATTAGAATATTTATAAGTTCGTAAAATTATAAACATCTTATTACTGATTATACAGCAATAAAAAAGTTATCCACAAAACTCGGTTATATATTAACATATATTCTAAAAAAAATACAGAGGTTATACAGTCAAAATATGGTGTTTTATTTTGATTTTTATGTTATAATCTATAATTATGGAAAATACAAGTACTTTAATAGAAATAATAAATGCCGATATTACAAAATTAAAAGTAGATGCTATCGTAAACGCTGCAAATACTACTCTTTTAGGCGGAAGCGGTGTTGATGGAGCTATTCATGCCGCTGCAGGCCCGGAATTATTGGAAGAATGTAGAACCTTAAAGGGCTGTAAAATAGGGGAAGCTAAGATAACGGGAGCCTATAAACTTCCTTCAAAATATGTGATACACACTCCCGGCCCTGTTTATGAGAACGGAAAAAACGGAGAAGCGGAACTTTTAGCGAATTCTTATAGGTCTTGTTTGAATTTAGCTTTTGCATACGGCTGTAAATCCATAGCTTTTCCTTGTATAAGTACCGGAGTTTATGGTTATCCTAAAGAAGAAGCTGCAAAAATAGCCTTAAATGAGATTTCCTTATTTTTAAAAGAACATAAGGATTGTATGAAGGTTTTTATCGTCTGCTTTGGAAAGGAAAATGAGGAGATTTATAGAAAATTAATGGAAAAAAATTATACTACATAAAAAGCTCGACGTATTTATCAAAAACAAATATTCTATTTCGTGAATATCCTGTACGTTCTTTTAGTATATTCAGTCCGATAAAGGCATCTATTAAGCTATTGGCTGTTTTGGCTGTAATTTTCATTTCTTTTTGGAGGGCAGTACTTGTAATAACGGGACTATGAAAAAGGAAATATAAAAATTCATTTGCCGTTTTGGTACGTTTACCAAGAGAAAGCAGCTTGTTTTTTTCCAAATCGGTTTTTAGCTCAATTATTTTCTTTAAGGTTTGTGCCGAATTTTCGGCAGTTTGACTTACTCCCTCTAAAAAGTACTTTATCCATTGAGACATATCATTTTTTGTCCGCACAAAGGTGAGGTTATCATAATAAAGGGTTTTATTTTTTTCCAAAAAATCGGAAAGATATAAAAGCGGTTTTTGTAAGACTTTACTGTGTACCAAGTTTTAAGCTGCCGGATTTAAAGTCTTTTATATCCATTTTCTCTCCTAATGGATTTATTTTAACATAAATTTAGCAAAATAGCAAGTTATAATTTACTTTAATGACGATTTTTAATGTATTTTCATGCTTGACAATACAATTTCTTTATTTTACGGAAGTCTATTTAAGGAAATTTATTTAAATACCGACGAAGATTTCGACAATATTTCTTATTTTATCCAAAACAGATTTTTTTTCTTTTCTCTTGCTCCGTGACGGCGTGATGTAGGCGGTATAATGCGATCCAGTTTTCAACATTTCATCTATCTTATTTATTTTTTTTGTGTTACTTTTTTGGCAAGGGTTTCGAGGCGTTTTAATTCATTTAGATAGTCTTTTTCTACTTGGCTAAAAGTTTTCATAGAGTATTTTTTATACTCGGTTTCAACCTTGTTTTCCATCTGTGGCCTAGATACCGTTCCGCTGCCGGTTAAAAGATTTTCACCTGCAGCTGCAAGTATTTTGTCCACATGTTCTACCCAATCCTTCATTGTCATAGGAATTTCTTTTTGTGCTTGTCTTTCTGCAAAATCCAGATAACCTGACACTAAATTGTTTAAGCCCTTTAGTTCTTTTTCCGTAAGATAGTTTTTTGCCGTTTTCGCTTCTTTTAATGTTGGAAGTTCGCCTTTAAATATGGTAAGTCCCATAAACTCTTTTTCACTGTCTACTCGGTCGTAAATCAATTCGGCGGCTGTGTGATTGTGTATCGCATAATGCATCTTGTTTTGTACGGTTGCAAAAAATAATTTGGCTTCTTCGGTATTCGCGTTATAGTCGATGCTGGTGGCAAATAAATCCAAAACTTGCCTGTAAAAAACCTTTTCGCTTGAACGGATATCCCTGATTCTGTCTAAAAGCTCTTTAAAGTAATTGCCGCCTCCAAGGTTTTTGAGCCTGTCATCGTCTATCGCAAAACCTTTTATGATGTATTCTTTTAAACGTTCTGTAGCCCATCTTCTAAAATTCGTAGCAATTTTTGATTTAATCCTATAGCCAAGCGAAATTATCATATCTAAATTATAGTGTAAGATATTGTAATTTTTGCCGTCTGAGGAAGTTGTTCGGAAATTCCGAACAACTGATTCTTCACTTAATTCGCCTTCCTCAAAAATGTGTTTTATATGTTCACTAATATTTGATTTGCTAGTTTGATATAACTTGCAAAGTTGTGCTTGTGATAACCAAACCGTTTCATCAACAAAATGAACGTCTATTTTTGTTAAACCATCTTCCGTATTATAAATTAGAATTTCACCATTATCATTTTTTATTTCTTTATTCATCTCCGAGCTCCTTTTTCTAAGTTAATACTTGTTTTTCTATCCATGAGAATTTATTCATTTTAAAATTTTTAAGAAAATTTATCCATATTGTACAATAATTTTAAGAGATTTCCAACCATTGATACTATTGACAATACAATTTCTTTATTTATAATGTGGATAATTGTTTGATAACAATAAAAAATATAAGGTTAGAATAAAGAGGTCTTTATGAAACATAAATTAAAAATAAAACTTATTGTGTTTATTGTTATTATGATTATGACAACTATAGGATGTTCTCTTTTTGTGCATCCGGTTTCTGTTGCTGTAGAAGGAGATGAGGGTATAATCGTAAAGGAGCAAACTTTTAGGGTAAAGCCCGGTACAAAGTGGATTGCAGCTAAAAAATGTATACAGTTAAAATCCGGATACGAATTTGTTGAATGGAAGGGGATGTTAAGGGGCTCAAGCGAATACACAGAAACTCTTAAAGATGATATGGAAATTAGAATTGCTCCCGGCTATCTTTCGGCAGTTAAAGCTATTACTAAAAAAGAATGAGAGAAAAGACTTTAAATTTTAAAAATAGTTTTTTTTCGATATTGCCTTTTAAACAGCTTTCGGTCTTGTTCTTTTTAGCTCTTGTGTCAGCCTTGGCTCCCTTTGTGAGCTTTTGGGCTCTTTCAAAAACAATTGACGCTCTTTCAAACCTTTCCCAAGTTCAAAATGTCATTCTATACATAATTTTTATAGGGGCATTTTTAGTTACAAACGACAGTTTTGAAGCTATCCGCTGGACCTATTCTACCTATATGGAAGGGAAAATCTTTTTGGAAATGAAAGAGAGACTTTTGGAAAAGGTTTCAAAATATGCGTACATAGACATCTTTGAAAATCCGGATTTTTTAAATAAGTTAAGATTGGCCGATCAACTCATTCCCAAATTTAACAGTTTTTTTAATTCTCTTGCTATGCTTTTTTCGGGTGTGCTGGGTTCTTTGCCTTTTTTATGGATTGGAATTACGACAGCTTGGTGGGTGCCCCTTGCTCTGATAACGGGTTTTTTACCGAGTTTAATTATAAAATGGAATCTTGAAGAAAGGCTATGGGCCCTGGAAATTCAAAACGGAGAGTCCTACAAGGAGGCCGCTGTTCATGAGCACATTCTTTTGGATTCTGCCTTTGCAAAAGAAATACGTCTGTGGAATGCCGCTTCATTTATTCTAAAAAGATGGAAGAAAAATAGATATAATCTTTTAAAGGAAACTTCCCGGCTTAGAAATAAAAGCATGGGAATGACCCTTTTAGCCCATATTTTTGAGGGGCTTGTGGATTGTGCTGTGATTGCATACTTATATATGCTTGTAAGCCGAAATGCCTTAACAACGGGAGCCTTCGTTTTTGCGGTTACGGCGGTTATTCAGCTGCGGCAAAATGCCTTTACTGTGCTTTTATTCGGTGTCGATCTTAAAAGCGATTTTAACAGGTTAAAGCCTTATTTTGATGTTATAAACTACGATGAAACTATAATCGAAAAGAGCCAGCCCTATGATGAGGAAATCAAGGTTCCTCAGACAGTACAAAATGCTATAGTTTTAAAATCTCTTTCATTTTCTTATCCTAAATGTGAAGAAAAGGCTCTTAAAGATATAAACCTTGAAATTAAAAAAGGAGAAAAAATAGCTCTTGTCGGCGCAAACGGTTCCGGTAAATCTACTTTGATTAAAATCATAAGCGGAATGTATCCCGATTTTGAAGGTGGCTATTTTTTTAATGGAAAAAATTCAAAAGAGATTGCGGTTAATAATTTAAGAAGATCTTTTGCGGCCGTTTACCAAGACTTTGCCCGTTTTCCTATGACGTTTGAAGAAAATGCAGCAATTTCCGAAATTGCCGAGCAGTTTAATGATGAGCCGGATTCTTTTAAAACTGAAAAAAAAGGATTTAAGATAGATGCCTTTAAATTTGAAGAGCTTTGTAAGTGTTTTCCGATAGCAAATTCAATGTTGGAGCCTAAAACCCTGCTTACAAGGCAGTTTGAAGGAGGGCTTGATTTATCGGGAGGCCAATGGCAGAGACTTGCCCTAATGCGTTGTGCTTGGGCGGATAGGGAAATAATTCTTTTGGACGAACCTACCTCGGCTCTTGATCCCGATTCCGAGCATAAGGTTCTTGAAGCTATGATTGAACTTATGAAAGGAAAAACGGCGATAGTCGTTACACACAGGTTAGCCCTTTGCCGCAGTGTCGATAGAATAATCGTCGTTGAAGACGGCTCAATCGCTGAAACCGGCACTCACACCGAGCTTATAAATAAAAACGGACGCTATGCCGAAATGTTTAAAAAACAAAGTGCCCGGTATAGCTGATAAATTAATATATTGACAGATATGAGGGCATAAAGTATATTATTAGTGGAGGCATTTATGAGTGATTTGTTATTGAAACGATATAATTTACTTCCAAAAGAATTTCAGAGTGAGGTTCAAAATTATATTGAATACTTGCTCTTAAAATCAAAAAAAAATAATAAAGGCTGCTCTGAAAAAAATGACCGCAAAGAAAAAATTGTTGCATATGAAAATTTATTAAACTATACAGGATGCATACCTTCCGATATTGATTATAAAAAAGAATATATGGAAGCAGCTTTAAAAAAATATGAAAGTATTACTTGATACGAACATAATAGTCGATTTTCTATCAAAACGGCCCGTGTTTTTTAATGAGGCTGAAAAAATAATAAGTAAATGTAGAGATGGAGAAATAATAGGCATAGTGGCAGTTCATACGGTTTCTACTCTGTTTTATTTATTAAAAAAATATGTTTCACCGGAAACCTTGAGAGATATTTTTTATAATTTATTTGAAATTATTGAAATTGGAAGAGCCGATAAGAATTCCGTTTTGGAGGCCTTGAAAAATACGGAATTTACTGATTTTGAAGACGGATTGCAATATCAATGTGC
Proteins encoded in this window:
- a CDS encoding type II toxin-antitoxin system VapC family toxin, encoding MKVLLDTNIIVDFLSKRPVFFNEAEKIISKCRDGEIIGIVAVHTVSTLFYLLKKYVSPETLRDIFYNLFEIIEIGRADKNSVLEALKNTEFTDFEDGLQYQCALEEFIDCIITRNKKDFFSSKIPVYTPSEFLKSL
- a CDS encoding virulence RhuM family protein — translated: MNKEIKNDNGEILIYNTEDGLTKIDVHFVDETVWLSQAQLCKLYQTSKSNISEHIKHIFEEGELSEESVVRNFRTTSSDGKNYNILHYNLDMIISLGYRIKSKIATNFRRWATERLKEYIIKGFAIDDDRLKNLGGGNYFKELLDRIRDIRSSEKVFYRQVLDLFATSIDYNANTEEAKLFFATVQNKMHYAIHNHTAAELIYDRVDSEKEFMGLTIFKGELPTLKEAKTAKNYLTEKELKGLNNLVSGYLDFAERQAQKEIPMTMKDWVEHVDKILAAAGENLLTGSGTVSRPQMENKVETEYKKYSMKTFSQVEKDYLNELKRLETLAKKVTQKK
- a CDS encoding ABC transporter ATP-binding protein, which gives rise to MREKTLNFKNSFFSILPFKQLSVLFFLALVSALAPFVSFWALSKTIDALSNLSQVQNVILYIIFIGAFLVTNDSFEAIRWTYSTYMEGKIFLEMKERLLEKVSKYAYIDIFENPDFLNKLRLADQLIPKFNSFFNSLAMLFSGVLGSLPFLWIGITTAWWVPLALITGFLPSLIIKWNLEERLWALEIQNGESYKEAAVHEHILLDSAFAKEIRLWNAASFILKRWKKNRYNLLKETSRLRNKSMGMTLLAHIFEGLVDCAVIAYLYMLVSRNALTTGAFVFAVTAVIQLRQNAFTVLLFGVDLKSDFNRLKPYFDVINYDETIIEKSQPYDEEIKVPQTVQNAIVLKSLSFSYPKCEEKALKDINLEIKKGEKIALVGANGSGKSTLIKIISGMYPDFEGGYFFNGKNSKEIAVNNLRRSFAAVYQDFARFPMTFEENAAISEIAEQFNDEPDSFKTEKKGFKIDAFKFEELCKCFPIANSMLEPKTLLTRQFEGGLDLSGGQWQRLALMRCAWADREIILLDEPTSALDPDSEHKVLEAMIELMKGKTAIVVTHRLALCRSVDRIIVVEDGSIAETGTHTELINKNGRYAEMFKKQSARYS
- the recF gene encoding DNA replication/repair protein RecF (All proteins in this family for which functions are known are DNA-binding proteins that assist the filamentation of RecA onto DNA for the initiation of recombination or recombinational repair.); this encodes MPFLSASFYNFRNLENATVNISSPEVFLVGKNGQGKTNFLEALYVSSYGTSFRTRSLAQICTKDEKEFSIRALYKETDQISHTISIIIQDKKKDIQKNFKKIKNSKELISTIPCILFHGDDIEFAVGTPSRKRFFIDQSVSLCNSDFIEALVKYSKALKSRNVILEQKKASLLDSIDEIFASLALLITSDRKNIVEEYAKHFSLIYEEISGVSGVEMVYRPSVKVESEEDLLILLAEKRQNDLIDRTSSIGPHRDRIHFIKDKKPFTERASNGQRRLISLVLRMIQAKIYSEKTGRKPIFLMDDILLELDPEKRQKFMELLPPYEQLFCTFLPGEPYKNYQKENTKIFFVEDGKFSVERE
- a CDS encoding O-acetyl-ADP-ribose deacetylase; the protein is MENTSTLIEIINADITKLKVDAIVNAANTTLLGGSGVDGAIHAAAGPELLEECRTLKGCKIGEAKITGAYKLPSKYVIHTPGPVYENGKNGEAELLANSYRSCLNLAFAYGCKSIAFPCISTGVYGYPKEEAAKIALNEISLFLKEHKDCMKVFIVCFGKENEEIYRKLMEKNYTT
- the dnaN gene encoding DNA polymerase III subunit beta — its product is MKISFDRDTLLKEISIAQEIIATKTALTILSNVLLSVKDGSLTIKATDIKVSFETKIPVNIIEEGSTTVFCDKFAGILSSLPSGEVEIEQKDQKLTIKSVVKKAKFQLKTIPENDFPAFTEPTNVNFFNIPTKEFKEMIHQTIFSVSDDETRYFMNGVYIENKEDTLYFVATDGRRLAHIKKNFGIPIPEFKGVIVPPKILNIINKRASDEGNIEVGIGEKNIFFNFNSYKFSSVLIDGQFPNYERVIPENQNLSFEVSRTEFIEALKRVSLLVELKTRRIFLNILPGSLIISSQENEIGSAREEIPCKYDGQEVMLALNYVYIEDPLKTITSDRIKVEFTEAMKAITLKPEPEEDFFHIIMPMQTE